TTAATCATTGATTTGATCACTTCGGCTAAAGGACGACCCTGCTTCTCGATTTTGCGCGGGGTAATTCCAGTCAATTCCGCACAGAACAGAGAAACTTCGTCTTGCTCTGGTTTTACATAGTATTGGGCGCGTTTAACAATTTCACCTTTGACTAGATCGATCTCTGCCAAGCCGATTTCAATGATTTCGCCGGTCGTACCAACACCATTTTCATTCCAGCAGCACATTTCTAGATCGAAACAAACGATTCGGTTGTGATTCATGACTCGCCCGATAAGGTTGTAACTAAAGAGTGAAATTCTAGCCTAAAGCCGCTGACAACCCAAGTCTGGACGCACCATGACAATACTGTTCGCGCAGTTGTTAGGCGATTGATACTCTATTTCGCCCAGCATTCTTACTCATGTATAGCTGGGCATCAGCAAGTTGCATGATCTGTTCTGCGTCTTCTTGATCCCTAATTGCAGCACCAATACTAATACTGCATGTTGCGGCTTCACCATTAAGACATATCGTATTTTGCATCATCGCAAGACGAATAACTTCAAGATATTCCTCTAATTGCCCTCTATCGGTTATGGCGGTGATGATACAGAACTCATCACCACCTAAACGAGCGACGATATCATCACCAATTAGGCAATTTTTAACCGTATTCGCTACATGACATAGCATTTGGTCGCCGCCAAGATGCCCGAAACTATCATTAACTTGTTTAAATTCATCGATATCAAAGCCAATCAGCGAAAACTTCTATCATCGATAATGGCTTGCGAGATAAATTGGTTAAACGCTCGGCGGTTGTAAATTGACGTCAAGGAATCATGTTCAACTAAGAAACTGATTTCTTCTGTACAATTTTCAATGAATCGGCGAGATGGGAATGTGCGCGAATTTGTAGAAAAACAATGTAACTCAGCAGAATGGCAATGACGACACCACCAGAGGCAATTGCGGCGAGAATGAACTCATCGTTAGCGGTGATATTTTTGTTTGAACGAAACTCAACCGCCCACTGACGGTTAGGCAGATCGATGATCGTCTGCACGGAAAAGCCATAACTATCCTTCCAGTTCGCACTCTCAAATAGCACCGGATCATCTTCAGCATCAAAGCCAAGATCTCTCACTTGAACCTCTAACTGATTACTAGAAACCGTACGTTTTACCAAGTTCTCAAAGTAATACGATGTACGAATCACACCGATTACGACTCCGAGCAACTCCTGATTATTTTCGGAATCAAATACTGGGTGATAAACCAAGATACCATCTTTTTTGCCAGTCTTTTCTAAACTGTCTTGCAACAAGCGAACTTTATCAGAAACGGAAACTTGCTGATGGACACGAATATTGTCCAATACCAATTGGAATCTCAAGCGTGCATCATAAAAACCTAGGGTATGACGCGTTTGAGCGGTGATTGGATAAACGTAACGAGCAACAAAAATAGGTTCATTGTTTTCTAGGACGTAACCATCAACTCGAGGTTTATCTTTGGGAATGGTGTAAATCTGATAGTCTGGATATTGCTGGCGAACTTCAGCCACAAACTGGTCAATATCACGCTTCTCAACTCTTTGCATCCACTGCATGGTAATCAAGGTATTGGACGATCTCACCAATTGTTGAGCAAAGGTGGGGAATTTTGGCCACTCGCTCGGATCAACTGAGTAGAAGAAGTTAGCCCCTGCGCCGATTTGGTCTAAATCATTATCAACAAACTCTTTAAGAATCTCTGTTTGTCGCTGAGCCATACCAGTGAACCAACGCTCACTGTAGTTGTTTTGCAGCTGGTACGCGTAAAAGGTGATGCTAAACGTCACTAAAATGGTAGTGATAAAGGTTAAACCTGCGTATAGATACTTTTTGTCAATTGTCGTTTTCATGCTCGCGCACTGAAGTGCATGTTCTTATTGTTCTAGAGCAATCATTCTACTCTCTCCCTATCGAGGACTACATCACTTATTGTGTAAACTTCATCCAAAAGTTGCAATCAAACAACGTTTTCTTACTCAGTGAGAAAATTCATTGTTTAAAAACAAACCAACCAGTGCTGTCTATACTGTTTCTTATGCGTTTTCCACGAGATTCCTCGCTTGAATATGATACCATCCACCCCAATTTACTTATGATTACTGGCTTAATGCCCAAATTTCGCTCAAGCCAAATTTGCACTCTAACCTAGAAAGAGAATTGTCATGACGTTCGATCTACATACGTTTCCTTCAACCTTCGACATGTTGCACGTTATTCTTGCAGCGACCACTGCTCTATTCCTTATCGTTGCTCTTTCGCGCAAAACGAAAGTGATCGAGAAAGTGGTTGAAAAGCCAGTTGAAAAAATCGTTGAGGTTGAAAAACCAGTCGAGAAGATTGTTGAAGTAGAAAAAGTAGTCGAAGTTGAAAAAGTGATCGAGAAGGTAGTTGAAGTTGAATCAAAACTTGCAACAGCTACCACTGACTCTGCGATGCAACTATTGTCTATCATGCAACAAGAAGCGCGCCTAATTGACTTCCTAAAAGAAGATCTAACTGCATTTTCTGATGAAGAAGTGGGTGCAGCAGCTCGCGTGATCCACACTGGTGGCCAAAAAGTACTGGCTGATTACGTAACGCTAGAGCACATTCGCAACGAAGACGAAGAGACTCGCATTACCGTAGAAGCAGGCTTTAACCCACAACAAATTCGCCTAACCGGCAACGTGACTGGTCAAGCGCCATTTAACGGCACGCTAGTACACAAAGGCTGGAAAGCAACAGACATGAAGTTGCCAAAACTGGCTGAGAATTACGACGCTTCTGTTATCGCTCCGGCTGAGGTCGAGCTTTAATGGAATACCAACAAGCAAGTGTTGCAAATACTATGAATACTGAAAATACCCAACCTGCATTTAGCGTTGGTATCGACTTAGGTACTACGCATTGTGTGATGTCTTTCCTAGATACTCGTGATGAAGAAGCGAAAGTTGAGGTGATGCCAATCCCTCAGCTAACGGCACCGGGTACGGTTGAGACACGCAGTCAACTGGGTTCTTTCCTATACCAGCCGCATGAGCATGAGATGGACCCTTCATCACGCGTTCTGCCTTGGTCTACTGAACCAAAAGCGTTAGTCGGTGCGATTGCCCGTAACCTTGGTTCAAAAACGCCAATCCGTTTGGTAGCGAGTGCGAAATCATGGTTATGCCATGGCGGCGTCAATCGTCGTGATGCATTCCTACCAGCTGGTAGCCCAGAAGAAGTGGAAAAAGTATCGCCACTGCGTGCAACTGAGTTATACCTTGAGCACTTAACGGCGGCTTGGAACCATGCACATCCAAACGATCCGCTACAAGAGCAAGATGTAACTATCACTGTACCGGCATCATTCGACCCTGCCGCCCGTGATTTAACCGCAGAAGCGGCGCGCAATATCGGTCTTACGCACTTAACTCTACTTGAAGAGCCACAAGCGGCACTTTACAACTGGATCGATAACAGCGGCGACAAATGGCGTGACCAAGTCACCGTTGGTGACATCGTATTGGTAGTCGATATCGGTGGTGGTACTACTGACCTTTCTTTGGTTGAAGTAACAGAAGAAGACGGCAACCTAACACTGAACCGCATCGCCGTAGGTGAACATATCCTACTTGGTGGTGACAACATGGATCTCGCCCTTGCTTACCGCCTAAAAATGAAATTGGCGCAAGAAGGCAAAGAGCTGCAACCATGGCAAGTGCAAGCAATGACTCACGCTTGTCGTGACGCTAAAGAAGCCTTGCTAAATGACGCAGAGCTCCACTCTGTGCCTATCGTCGTACCAAGCCGTGGCTCTAAACTGCTTGGCGCAACGCTAAAGACTGAATTGACTCAAGCAGAAGTACAGCAAACATTAGTCGATGGTTTCTTCCCAATCGTGGCGATCACTGAGCATCCAGTACAACGTAGTCGCGGTGCATTGACTCAAATGGGTCTACCTTATGCGCAAGATGCGGGCATTACTCGTCATATTGCGGCTTTCTTGTCTAAACAAGCGAACGCTCTATCAGGCGATAGTGCGCCAGCACAAGAATACAACCCATTTGCGGGCATGCCAGGCATGGGCGGTGACACGCCTACAGCAGATTTCATCAAACCAACGGCGATTTTATTTAACGGTGGTGTCCTGAAATCAACGCTACTGTCTAACCGTCTAGAAGAGACGATTGGTGAATGGCTAATCAATGCTGACGCTGAGCTACCGAAACGTCTAACTGGTACCGATTTGGATCTTGCGGTTGCGAGCGGCGCTTCATACTACGGCTCAGTGCGTCGTGGCCAAGGCGTGCGTATTCGTGGTGGTATCGCATCAAGCTACTACGTGGGTATTGAAAGTGCGATGCCAGCGATTCCGGGTATGGCTCCACCAATGGAAGCACTATGTGTGGCTCCGTTTGGTATGGAAGAAGGCTCAAGTGTTGACGTTCCAAGCCAAGAATTTGGTTTGATCATCGGTCAGCCAGTGAACTTCCAATTCTTCGGTTCAACTGTACGTCGCGACGATTTAGCCGGTACACATCTTGATTACTGGGCGCCAGAAGAGCTTGAAGAGCTACCTGAAATTCAAGTAACGCTGCCAGTATCTGAAGGTCGCCGTGAAGGTGAAGTGGTACCGGTTACTCTAGCATCTCGCGTAACCGAACTCGGTACTTTGTACCTAGAGGCTATCGCCGCTGACAATGGTCAGAAATGGCACGTTGAATTCGACGTGCGTGAAGATGCGAAAAGCGACTCAAACGAAGAACAATAATTAAATCTAACGGCATCCAACTGGGTGCCGTTTTTCGAATACACGAAGGTTTGTAATGGCATCTCCTCGTTTTCTCGTCGGCATTGACCTTGGCACCACCAACACTGTGGTCGCCTACTGTGAAATCACCGACGACCTACAACAATCTCCAGTATCCTTATTTGACATCGACCAACTAATTGGCGCCGGCGAAGTGGTTCGTAAACCGCTGCTGCCTTCATTTCGCTACCATCCCGCCATTGGTCAAATCTCACCCAATGACTTAACTCTACCGTGGCAAAATCAGCCCGTTGCTGGTGATATTGAACACGTCATTATCGGTGAATGGGCCCGTGAACTTGGTGCCAAAGTCGAAGGTAGACAAGTCTCCAGTGCTAAAAGCTGGTTGTCACACAAACCGTTGACCGTAACTCAGAGATTCTGCCGTGGGCAGGTGCGACTGACGTTGACAAAGTATCACCGGTAATTGCCAGCGCAAGCTATCTCAACCACATTCGCCAAGCATGGAACTACCGTAACCCAAGCAACAAATTAGAAAATCAAGATGTGGTGGTCACCGTGCCAGCTTCATTTGACGAAACCGCACGTAAACTGACTTTGGAAGCAGCGAAACTGGCGGGGCTTGAGCGTATTGTGTTGCTCGAAGAGCCACAGGCAGTATGTTACGACTGGTATGCTCGCCACCAGCAAACCGCTGCGGACGAGCTTAAGCAGCTGCCACTGATTTTGGTCTGTGACGTCGGCGGTGGTACCACTGACTTGAGTTTGATTGAAGCCAGTTTTGCTACCGATAATGGTGAAGAACTTGCCCTAAACCGCATTGGCGTGGGTGAACACTTAATGCTCGGGGGCGATAACCTCGACTTGGCCCTAGCTCACCTTGCGGAAAGTCGCTTCAATCAAAACAAGAAGCTCAATGCGGCGAGCTTAACCAAGCTTATTCAGCAAACGCGCAAAGCAAAAGAAAACCTGCTTTCAGCCAACGCACCAGAGCAAGTTAAGATCACGATGCTCGGCAGTGGCTCTAAGCTGCTTGGCGGCACCAAAAGTATTGATTTGTACAAAGCCGAAGTGCACCAAATCGCACTGGATGGCTTTTTCCCAATCAGTGAGTTTACGGAACTGCCTGACAAACGTCGCAGCGCTGTGGTCGAGTTTGGTCTGCCTTACGTCGCAGACCCAGCAGTCAGTAAACATGTGGCGGAGTTCTTAACTCAGCATCAGCAAGTTTCTCGCTCGGCATTAGGAATTGAAGGCGATAATCAAACCGCTATTCCGGTTGGTTTGCTGCTTAACGGTGGTGTATTTAACAGTGAATTGATCACTGAGCGAGTCACCACCTTGCTCGAAAACTGGCGCGGTGGTGAGATCACTGTACTCGATAACCCACATCCAGATTGGTCGGTAGCACTTGGCGCTGTCGCTTTTGGTAAAGCTCGCCGTGGTGCTCAGCTAAAAATTGGTGGCGGAGCAGCACGTTCGTACTTCTTGCATCTGCAAGAGAAAAACAAGCTTGGTAAAGCACTATGTTTGCTGGCTAAAGGCACCGAAGAGGGGCAAGAAATTCGCTTAAGTGGCCGCCGTTTTTCACTCACGCTTGGCGAACCAGTACGCTTTAATCTGCTGACATCAACCCATGACACGCTGACTAATCAAACCGCAATTCAAAACGGCGTGATGGTCAATGTCGATCCTGACCTTTTCCAACCGCTACCACCGTATATCGCCACACTCGATAGCGAAGGTGTCGAGCTGCAAGCCAACCAAAAAGAGCGGGTTGAAGTGTTGCTGGCGTGTCAGTTAACAGAAGTCGGTACACTTAAGATGGAATGTGTTTCGACTCAGAATGACAGCAAACGTTGGGCGTTAGAATTTGAAGTGCGCAATCAACAAGCAGTTGAAGAAGAACAAAACCTTCACCCACGCCTAGGAGAGTAAGAGCGATCACCCGCATCACAGTGGTAACAGAAAGCGGTGACAATAGCGAAATCAAAACTCTGGCCAAAGATCTTGAAAAACGCCTTGGTCAGCGTGATGAATGGGACTTCACTACTCTACGCCAACTGTTTGATGCGTTTGCCGGCGGCCGTAAGCGTCGTCGTCGCTCAGAGCAGCATGAGAAAAACTGGCTTCGCTTAGCTGGTTTTGCGCTGCGCCCTGGTTTTGGCGATGCCACCGATGCTTGGCGTATTGAGCAAGTTTGGAGTCTCTATCAACAAGGGATTCAATTTAAGAACCACCAAGGTTGGACTGACTGGTGGGTATTTTGGCGACGTATCGCTGGCGGTTTAAATCAAGAGCAGCAAGAAACTATTCTGGCTGATATCGCTAAATACCTGCACCCGGGTGCGATGAAAAGCCCACAAAGCGCAAAAGCGGCGCAAGATATGGGTTACGAATCGATGGTTCGCCTTTCTGCGTCACTTGAACATCTGGATGTAGAAGATAAAGTGCTACTAAGCAGTTGGTTCTTAAGCAAAGCGATCAACCACAATCAGTTCCAACAAGCACACTGGTGGGCACTCGGCCGCCTAGCCTCTCGTACGCCGTTGTACGGAAGCCAGCATAATGTCGTAAGTCGTGAACAAGCTGAGCAATGGTTACCAAAACTGCTGGAGCAAAATTGGCAAAAAGAACCAATGATTGCCTTTGCTGCAGTAATGATCTGCCGCAAAACGGGTGATCGCCTGTTTGATATTTCCGATGATTACCGCCAACAAGTACTCGAAAAACTAAAACTAAGCAAAGTTCCAGAGACTTGGATTGAACTCGTTGCGGAAGTGAAAGCGCTGTCTGCCAATGAGTCTAAACGTATCTTTGGTGACGCATTGCCAAGCGGTTTAACCCTAGTTCATCAGTAACCATACGTTAGTCTCAAAGTCACCAACAACAATGGGGGTGGCTTTTGAGATTTCATCAGGTAAGATAAAAAGGAATGGGAACAAGGTAGTGCTTTGATGCTAAAAGCAAATCGACAGTTATTGATCGCTCTATTTAGTGCGTTTTGCCTATTATGGCTAAGCGCGACTAAGAGCGTGCAAGCCAACACTGCGCTACCTATTCACGATGCAGCAAAGCAACACACTTCGCTACCAACGCCAAATGCAGCCTCAGATTGCCCTACTCACTCTGAACCTAGCCAAGTGCCCAGCCCAATAAAACATCATGCTAAAGTCGAGCATCAAAGTTGCTCGTCGGTATGCGTCATGAAAATGCCGTTTGAGCCGATGCAATATGCGCTGCAAATTGCGCCTTCTTCAATCGCACCCATCGGTCAAGACCAAGCAGCTAAAGCGGTCAGTCGTATTCAAACCCTATTTCGACCTCCAATTGGTAACGCCCTAACTCCTTCACTTCGTGCCTAACGCACGTATTCACGAATAAAATAAGTAAAAGATTAGGAACTCTATCCATGAAGAAAATTTTTGCCTTTTTCGCCACTATGATGATGGCACTGTCTGCCCATGCAACCACATTTACTGAGGGTGATTACTACACAGTAATCGACCAGCCGAAAGCGAAAACACCCACCGTTACCGAGTATTTTTCATTTTATTGTCCACACTGTTTTCAGTTTGAATCGATTGTGAAAAATCTCAAGCCTGCGCTACCGAAAGATGTGACATTTGAGAAGGTTCACGTTGGCTTTATGGGTGGCCCAATGGGCGAATCAATGATGAAAGCTTATGCCACGATGGTTGAACTCCAAGTGCAAGATAAGTTAGTGCCTCTGATGTTTGAACAGATTCATGTTCTACGTCAGCCTCCTCGTAATGATGAAGAGCTACGTCAATGGTTTATCGACAACGGTGTCGGCGCTAACGCGTTTGATCTTGCTTTCAATAGCAACGCAGTGAAATCTAAAGTTGAACAATACAACCAACGTTTTACCGACAGCGCACTACGTGGTGTTCCTGCAGTAGTAGTTAATGACAAATATGTTGTTGTAGCGAGCAAAATCCGCAGTTTTGATGAATATAATCAGCTGGTTAATTACTTACTTACACTGTAATTGCACCACACAACAAGCCAGAGCCTAGCTCTGGCTTTTTTAGGAATAAAACATGAACCTAGAACATTTTGATGCCATATATCAACGGGCTATCGAGCGCAAGGTGGTGCAGAACAACTAGAAGCCATGCTTTCCCCTTCACTAAGCAAACAACAAATTGCTGAGATACCTGATGACCGGTGGCTCTCTGCCTTTTCAATGAAGGTGTTTCAAAGTGGCATGAGTTGGAAGGTAGTTCGCAATAAGTGGCCAAATTTCGAAGAGTTGTTCTTTGGCTTTAAAGTCGGCCCACTATTAATGCTCTCGGATGAACAATGGGAATTAAAATCGACCGACCAACGTATTATCCGCCACCATGGTAAAGTGATGTCGATTGCTGCCAATGCACAAATGATTTATGAAGCGAGCATCGAACACGGCTCATTCGGAAACATGGTGGCAGACTGGCCGCAAGAGGACATCACAGGGCTTTGGCTTTACTTAAAGAAACACGGTCAGCGCCTTGGCGGCAATACTGGCCCCTACTCACTACGCCAAATGGGCGTCGATACCTTTATTCTATCAACGGATGTCGAAGCCTATTTACGCAGTTATCAGATTATTGAAGGTGGTCGAGATACCAAACGCTCGCTCGGTGCCTGTAATCAGGCTTTTGCTCACTGGCAGCAACAAAGTGGTCGTAGCCTTACTCATATCAGCCAAATTATTGCCTATAGCAGTGGCGATAACCGCCTCTAAGTTGCTCATTTCAATTCCCGCAAAAGCGGGAATTTTATTATCCGTCTAGAGAGAAAGTGCGTTGCATCACTATAACGCAACGCCTGATTGATAAATTTGTAAAGTAGATTAGTTGCTTCAATCTATGTTTTCATCACTTCCACACTGCGCTACGAGGTATACATTCGACCTGCTCAAAACATTTCACGAGTGTAGGTATTAAAATGAAAACAAAAACAAGAAATTATGCCACTGTTGGCCTTCTAAGTGCGGTTGCAATTTTCGTTAGCGGTTGTTCGCAAACACCGGCGCAGCCTGAGTTGTACGACTTTACAATTTCAGACTCAACCATTAACCAAAATCTGCCATCTGGTTCTGCAATGGTTGTCAATGATGACGACATCATCGTATCTGGCGACGATTCGCCATGGCTATTCGGTGTCGATCAAGACTTCACCATTGATAGCACCATGCTTATCGATAATTTCCCTGTGAATAATGACAATCGCATTGACCACAAAACCAAACCTGATTTTGAGGCAATGACGCTGTTAAATTACAACAATCAGCCTTACTACTTCGTTGTCGGCTCAGGTAGCAAAAAAAATCTGCGTGAAAATGCTTACCTAATCCCAGCGAATGGTGGTGATAACATCAAACTATCACTATCTAAATTCTATGCAGACTTGCACCAAGCGGCAGGCTTCACGGCAAACGAAAAAATCAATATTGAAGGTATCGCTAACTCAGACGATGAAACCTATATCTTCAACCGTGGTAACGAAGGTAAAAATGCTATCTTCATGATGAAAACTGCGGATATGTTGAACTACCTACAAGGTAAAGCGACCACCATTCCTTCTTTGGATGTGGTGCAAGCGCAACTACCAACCATCAATGGCGTTCAGGCATGCTTCTCTGGCGCTGACTTCTGGCAAGATGGCAATAGCCTAATTTATACAGCGTCAGTGGAAGGTAACAACCAAAGCAGCATCAATGATGGTGCTATTCAAGGCAGCTTTGTTGGCGTATTACCAATCGATGCATTAGCGAACCAAGATAATATCGATCTAACTCAATACAGCCAATTGATGCAAAATGGCGACCAACCTTTGATCACTAAAGCAGAATCCATTGCTATTGATGAACAAGATGGCGATCAAGTCTCTGGTTACGTGGTAAGTGATAATGATAACGGCACCAGCCAGTTCTTTACCTTCACCATTGACCAACCAGCAGCTAACTAAGCTATGACTGACTAAACCAGCCTATCTAACAATCCCTTGGGGTAACTCAAGGGATTTTCTTTATTTTCTAACACTCGCCAATTATCCAACTAAAACACCGTTTATCCCCATCTACGACCGTTTGTCTCATCATGCAAACTCTATGACGTGAGTTCTTTATTCTGCTTACATCGAAATAGCAGCAAGGATCTCAACCATGACCTTAAATCGTTTATCTATAGTGATGGCACTCACGACAGCGCTATCGAGCTTTTATCTCGCGGCGAATCCAACTCCAGACATTCTGAACAACTATTACTCAGCGGCTGAAGGCAATGAAGAGATGGTCGATACCGTCTATAGCCAATTGAAACAGTTGGTGGATGAACAAGGAGCAAAACCTGTCACTATGGTCTATCTCGGCAGTACGCAAACATTTCAAGGTCGAGATGCCTTATTGCCATGGAATCAAATGAAATATGTTGAAAAGGGACTGGCTACGATCGCAAAAGGTGTAAACATGATCGATAGCTTACCCATCGACATCAATGAGCAAGAACGTATTCAAGGATTACCAGAAGCCTACCTTACTCAAGCCATTGCTGCGATTACCTACACGTCTCTACCAGACATGTTTAATCACTTCGAACGAGGTTACGACCTCTATTTAGAACTGCTCAACGATCCGCAGTTTTCGGACCAACCATTTGCCGCCAGTTCATGGATTTACCTAAACGCCATTCAAGCGGCGATTAGAGCGAAAGATTTGACCCAAGCTCAAACATGGTTAGCCACCATGCAAAGTTTGGATGCCAACAATGCCGAAACTCAAACCGCGCAACAACTACTCGCAGATCTTAGCTAAGGAATCATCATGCTTGAATTTAATAATATTCAACGTCATTACCAACTTGGTAACCAGTCAGTGCCTGCGTTAGCGGATGTTTCAGGCTCAATTGTATCGGGAGAAATGGTGGCGCTTTGCGGCCCTTCTGGCAGTGGCAAAAGCACCTTGCTCAATGTGCTGGGCCTACTCGATATGCAATATCAAGGCGAGATCCGTTTGTTTGGCACTCCTCTATCAAAAGCACCAAAACAGGCTGCATTTTTGCGCCGAACTCAACTTGGATTCATCTTTCAACGTTTCAATCTGGTACCTGTGATGAATGCGCTGGAGAATGTGGCATACCCGCTTCTACTAAATGGTGAGAGTAAAAAACAACAGCGCTATCAAGCGGAAAAAATGCTGGATCTCGTTGGCTTGAGAGACTTTGCTAATCACCGTCCAGATACCTTATCCGGCGGTCAGCAGCAACGCGTCGCTATCGCTCGTGCTCTCGTACACAAACCTAATCTCGTCATCGCTGACGAACCTACCGCAAGTTTAGACAGCCAAACGGCAAAATTGGTGGTCGATATCATGCGTAATCTAGGCCAT
Above is a window of Vibrio taketomensis DNA encoding:
- a CDS encoding GGDEF domain-containing protein, with protein sequence MIGFDIDEFKQVNDSFGHLGGDQMLCHVANTVKNCLIGDDIVARLGGDEFCIITAITDRGQLEEYLEVIRLAMMQNTICLNGEAATCSISIGAAIRDQEDAEQIMQLADAQLYMSKNAGRNRVSIA
- a CDS encoding CHASE domain-containing protein, giving the protein MKTTIDKKYLYAGLTFITTILVTFSITFYAYQLQNNYSERWFTGMAQRQTEILKEFVDNDLDQIGAGANFFYSVDPSEWPKFPTFAQQLVRSSNTLITMQWMQRVEKRDIDQFVAEVRQQYPDYQIYTIPKDKPRVDGYVLENNEPIFVARYVYPITAQTRHTLGFYDARLRFQLVLDNIRVHQQVSVSDKVRLLQDSLEKTGKKDGILVYHPVFDSENNQELLGVVIGVIRTSYYFENLVKRTVSSNQLEVQVRDLGFDAEDDPVLFESANWKDSYGFSVQTIIDLPNRQWAVEFRSNKNITANDEFILAAIASGGVVIAILLSYIVFLQIRAHSHLADSLKIVQKKSVS
- a CDS encoding DUF2760 domain-containing protein translates to MTFDLHTFPSTFDMLHVILAATTALFLIVALSRKTKVIEKVVEKPVEKIVEVEKPVEKIVEVEKVVEVEKVIEKVVEVESKLATATTDSAMQLLSIMQQEARLIDFLKEDLTAFSDEEVGAAARVIHTGGQKVLADYVTLEHIRNEDEETRITVEAGFNPQQIRLTGNVTGQAPFNGTLVHKGWKATDMKLPKLAENYDASVIAPAEVEL
- a CDS encoding Hsp70 family protein; the protein is MEYQQASVANTMNTENTQPAFSVGIDLGTTHCVMSFLDTRDEEAKVEVMPIPQLTAPGTVETRSQLGSFLYQPHEHEMDPSSRVLPWSTEPKALVGAIARNLGSKTPIRLVASAKSWLCHGGVNRRDAFLPAGSPEEVEKVSPLRATELYLEHLTAAWNHAHPNDPLQEQDVTITVPASFDPAARDLTAEAARNIGLTHLTLLEEPQAALYNWIDNSGDKWRDQVTVGDIVLVVDIGGGTTDLSLVEVTEEDGNLTLNRIAVGEHILLGGDNMDLALAYRLKMKLAQEGKELQPWQVQAMTHACRDAKEALLNDAELHSVPIVVPSRGSKLLGATLKTELTQAEVQQTLVDGFFPIVAITEHPVQRSRGALTQMGLPYAQDAGITRHIAAFLSKQANALSGDSAPAQEYNPFAGMPGMGGDTPTADFIKPTAILFNGGVLKSTLLSNRLEETIGEWLINADAELPKRLTGTDLDLAVASGASYYGSVRRGQGVRIRGGIASSYYVGIESAMPAIPGMAPPMEALCVAPFGMEEGSSVDVPSQEFGLIIGQPVNFQFFGSTVRRDDLAGTHLDYWAPEELEELPEIQVTLPVSEGRREGEVVPVTLASRVTELGTLYLEAIAADNGQKWHVEFDVREDAKSDSNEEQ
- a CDS encoding DsbA family protein; the protein is MKKIFAFFATMMMALSAHATTFTEGDYYTVIDQPKAKTPTVTEYFSFYCPHCFQFESIVKNLKPALPKDVTFEKVHVGFMGGPMGESMMKAYATMVELQVQDKLVPLMFEQIHVLRQPPRNDEELRQWFIDNGVGANAFDLAFNSNAVKSKVEQYNQRFTDSALRGVPAVVVNDKYVVVASKIRSFDEYNQLVNYLLTL
- a CDS encoding DUF6929 family protein, translated to MKTKTRNYATVGLLSAVAIFVSGCSQTPAQPELYDFTISDSTINQNLPSGSAMVVNDDDIIVSGDDSPWLFGVDQDFTIDSTMLIDNFPVNNDNRIDHKTKPDFEAMTLLNYNNQPYYFVVGSGSKKNLRENAYLIPANGGDNIKLSLSKFYADLHQAAGFTANEKINIEGIANSDDETYIFNRGNEGKNAIFMMKTADMLNYLQGKATTIPSLDVVQAQLPTINGVQACFSGADFWQDGNSLIYTASVEGNNQSSINDGAIQGSFVGVLPIDALANQDNIDLTQYSQLMQNGDQPLITKAESIAIDEQDGDQVSGYVVSDNDNGTSQFFTFTIDQPAAN
- a CDS encoding ABC transporter ATP-binding protein, whose amino-acid sequence is MLEFNNIQRHYQLGNQSVPALADVSGSIVSGEMVALCGPSGSGKSTLLNVLGLLDMQYQGEIRLFGTPLSKAPKQAAFLRRTQLGFIFQRFNLVPVMNALENVAYPLLLNGESKKQQRYQAEKMLDLVGLRDFANHRPDTLSGGQQQRVAIARALVHKPNLVIADEPTASLDSQTAKLVVDIMRNLGHEMNTTFVVATHDARMASRCDRTIELLDGKLNQYADTNEVISWAS